TAGAAAGTGTAGATAAAGCGGTTATTCAAAAATACATAGACACTTATAAGAATGATTCACCAGAGAAGTTAGCAAGGTGAGATGTCGATGAGCATGCATACCCGATGAGTGCGTGTGGTATAACTATAATATGAAAGGCAATATAATAATCACCGGCTTACTAATTATTTTAGGATTATTTTTTGTAATACTTCAACCAGTCTACGCGCAACTAGGTTCAATGATGAATGATGAAAAACATGGTGAATCTATCGAAGTTGTTCTTAGCCAACTGCTTTCTCAAAAACAGGTTAGCACTATTCAAGAGCTGGATTGCAAGCTGATAAGCTCTAATGATTTTGAGCGCCTAGGCGATGCAGTAATGGAGCAGCAACACCCCGGTCAAGCTCACGAGGTAATGGATCAAATGATGGGGGGCGAGGGGTCAGAGTCTTTGAAACAAATGCACATTAATATGGGAAGTAATTACCTTGGCTGTAGTGGTAGCTCTACTATAGATATGATGGGAAAAGGCATGATGAATGGAGGTGGATTTTCTATGATGGGTTATGGAAGTAACATGATGAGCGGGTACAGTATTTTCGGAGGATTAACTTGGATAGTATTAATAACTTTTCTACTATCAGGTATCTATTTTTTCATAAAGCAGGCAAATAAAAAAAAAGTAGGGTAAATGGGGTCAGCCACCATTTTCAGCTAAGATATTCAGACATGAGAATTTTCTAAACAGCTCAAACCTCTGATATACTTAGTCCATGACATCAAATTTTTATAACAAAGTAGCAAGAAAATTCGGTAATTATCACACTGACGCGCGGTACACACAAGAGTACCCAGACAACAACCCAGAAGAAGTATTTAAGGAGAAATTGTTATCAGTAAGTGGCAAAGATAAATTGGCTTTAGACTTAGGATGTGCTGACGGAAGATTTACTTTATCGGTTGCCAAAAACTTCTCATACATTACAGCCATAGACACATCATCAGGAATGCTAGACGCTGCCCGTAAACTTCAGAAAGAAAAGGGCATTGCAAATGTAACATTTGAGGAGCAAGACGCTTTTAAAACTACATTTGACCATTCATCCTTTGACGTTATCTGGAGCAGGAGGGGACCAACGCCGTATGTCGAGAGCTTCAGATTACTCAAACCAGGGGGTTATTTTATTGAAATAGACATAGGAGAAAAAGACTGCCAAAGGATTAAGGAAGTGTTTGACAGAGGACAAGGATATGGCAAATGGAAAAACTCCAGACTAAAACAGATACAAAAACAAGCAACAGATATTGGCTTTACTGTTTCTTATGCTAAAGATTTTTTATATAACGAATACTACAAATCATATAATGATCTGGACCTGTTCCTTCAAGGAGTACCCATATTTGAGGACTTTGACTCAGAGAAAGACAAAGAATATTTAACAAGTTTCGTAAAACAAAACTCAATAGATAAAGGAATAAGAATGGAACGCCACAGAGTAGTTACAGTTCTACAAAAATATTAAAGGCAAGGCCTTTAATAAATTCTTCAGTGATATAATTTCTCCATGAGCCTATCAGTCGGAATAGTGGGACTGCCTAATGTTGGTAAGTCCACCTTGTTTAATGCGCTTCTAAAGCGTCAGGTGGCTCTGGCCGCTAACTATCCCTTTGCTACAGTTGAACCAAACGTGGGAGTTGTAGAGGTTCCCGATGAAAGATTAAGTCAGTTGGCAGAAACAGTTGCAATCGAAGCAGGATCCTTAAAACCAGAAGATCCACTACGTGAAACTCCAAGTTGGGATCCTTCTCTGTTACCTCCCATTGTTCCGGCTACTATTAAGTTTGTAGATATAGCCGGACTCGTCAAAGGTGCGGCAGAAGGTGAGGGATTAGGGAATCAGTTTCTGGCTCATATCAGGGAGGTTGATCTAATTTGTCATGTCTTGCGGGTATTTCCTGATCCAGATGTAGTTATAACAGGTTCACTTGAGCCCATTGATGATCTTGACACTGTCAGAACAGAGCTTATCTTAAAAGACTTAGAGTCTATATCTAAAGCAAAAAATTCCAAAAGCAAAATAGACAACATTAAAGAAAAGCAATTTCGTGAACAAACTATAGATAAAATCAAACAAGCGCTCGAGCAAGGGAAGATGGCAAATTCAGTTGAATTATTAGATTTGGAACAGGAGATCATAGGTCCACTTCAACTATTAACAAACAAGCCCGAAATTTATGCTTTGAACGTTTCCGAGGACCAACTATCTAGCATTAGCTTACCCTCGGGAATTAATCCAAAAGACACAGCCATTATTTCTGCAAGAATAGAAAGTGAGCTATCTAATCTCTCAAAAGAAGATCAGGACGCATACCTAAAAGAGCTAGGTTTTGAACTATCAGGAATAGAAAGAATGGCTAGTCTTGCTTACAGTAAACTAAATCTTATAAGCTTTTTAACAGCTGGAGTAAAAGAAGTTAGAGCATGGACAATTAAAAAGGGAACTAACGCTCAAGAATCAAGTGGAGTTATTCATACGGATTTCATAAAGCATTTCATAAAAGCAATCGTCATGAACTATAAAGACTACATTGAGACTGGCGGCTGGAAACAAGCCCGCGAGCTAGGAAAAGTTAGGCAGGAAGGCAAAGAATATATTGTCACTGATGGCGACGTAATTGAGTTCATGATAGGAAAGTAATATGGAGCTATTTATTATTCGCCATGGGGAAAGCATCGGCAACAACAAGCGTGGCTTCATGTCTGGGAAGTCAGATCTAGATGGGTTAAGTGAAAAAGGAAAGATTCAAGCTATACGTCTAGCCTGGGAACTTAGAAAAGTAAAATTTGATCGCATTATTTCGAGTCCCGTAACAAGAGCAAGAGAGACTGCTAATATAGTAGGCTTTGCCAATTCCGCCTCAGTTACAACCGATGTTGCATTTTCTGAGCTAGATCATGGCATATTTGAAGGGCACTTCTGGTGGGAAGAGGAAGTGGTAAATAAGATTCCCAAAAAC
This Candidatus Roizmanbacteria bacterium CG_4_9_14_0_2_um_filter_38_17 DNA region includes the following protein-coding sequences:
- a CDS encoding redox-regulated ATPase YchF: MSLSVGIVGLPNVGKSTLFNALLKRQVALAANYPFATVEPNVGVVEVPDERLSQLAETVAIEAGSLKPEDPLRETPSWDPSLLPPIVPATIKFVDIAGLVKGAAEGEGLGNQFLAHIREVDLICHVLRVFPDPDVVITGSLEPIDDLDTVRTELILKDLESISKAKNSKSKIDNIKEKQFREQTIDKIKQALEQGKMANSVELLDLEQEIIGPLQLLTNKPEIYALNVSEDQLSSISLPSGINPKDTAIISARIESELSNLSKEDQDAYLKELGFELSGIERMASLAYSKLNLISFLTAGVKEVRAWTIKKGTNAQESSGVIHTDFIKHFIKAIVMNYKDYIETGGWKQARELGKVRQEGKEYIVTDGDVIEFMIGK